The Ancylothrix sp. D3o genome segment ATGGGTTGCTTCACGGCGATGCGTTGACAATTACCGGCCAAACTATTGAGCAAGTTTTGGCAGATGTTCCTTCTGAACCTTCGCCAAATCAAGATGTGATTCGTCCTTGGGATAATCCTATGTATGCTCAAGGTCATTTGGCGATTTTACGCGGTAATTTGGCTACAGAAGGCGCGGTGGCAAAAATCACTGGCGTTAAGGTTGCTTCTATCACCGGCCCGGCTAGAGTGTTTGACTCTGAGGAAGAGTGTTTGCTGGCAATTCTTGATGGCACTATTAAGGCCGGTGATGTGGTTGTTGTGCGCTATGAAGGGCCGAAGGGTGGCCCCGGTATGCGGGAAATGCTTGCTCCTACTTCGGCTATTATTGGGGCCGGTTTGGGTGATAAGGTTGGTTTGATTACGGATGGCCGGTTCTCTGGTGGGACCTATGGCTTGGTGGTAGGTCATGTGGCGCCGGAGGCTGCGGTTGGCGGTACGATTGCTTTGGTGCAAGAAGGCGATACGATTACTATTGATGCGTCTGCGCGTTCGCTCCATCTGCATATTTCTGATCAGGAGTTGGCTGCTCGCCGTGAGAAGTGGCAACCTCGTCCTCCTCGTTATACGAAGGGGATTTTGGGTAAGTATGCTAAGTTGGTTTCTTCTAGCAGTTTGGGGGCTGTGACTGATTTAGATTTGTTTATTTAGGCCGGTTGGGGGGATTTTTAATTCCTCTGTAGTTGCGCTTTAGCGCTAAAGCGCAACTACATAACTGTGTTGTCCTAAAGAATTTAACCGGCATCTTTTTCTCTGATTTCTCTGTTTCTTTGAGACAACCACCGGAGCATTCTATTTTGGCGTTGCCGGTGCCGGTTTTGGGAAATAAAAATTCCTAAGCCAAGGATGATGAAGCCTAAAAGACTTAAAGCTACGGGTAAGAAAATGGTATTTTTAAAGAAGCTGTAGGCAACCTGATAAAGATATCCCAATACTCCCACTCCTCCAAATAATAGAAAAACTTTCCGTTTTAACAAGGCTGAGAGAACTATTAACCCTAGGTTGATTAAGAAGTAAAGAAACCGCTGAAGTTGATCTTCTCCTCCCATTAAGGTAATGCCACTCCAAAAGGAGAGTAAACCGAAAAAATACAACCAAAAAGCATAATCAGGAGCGTTTTTTTTCTCGCGTAAATCTATTCCATAAGCGACGACTAAACAAGTTAATCCAAACCACAGACAAACTAAAAGTTGTTGTTCCCAAGTTAGCTCTATTTGACCTAAAAGCAAGGGCGTAAAATCAATCGCCATTAACCATAAGCACAAAATTATGGGGACGGTGAGTAAGGGTAAGGGAATAATTTTTAAGCTGCAAAAGGCTGTTAAAATGGTTGTTAATTCGATGACAAACCAACTTTTTTTTACCCATAAATAATATTCCTGATAGTTGCCGGCTTCGTTTTGCGGCCATACACCGGCCCACATTTGCAACCCATAAACGGCAACTGGTGTTAAGCAAACTGCCAGCATCACTAATAACCCTCCCAAAACT includes the following:
- a CDS encoding DUF2157 domain-containing protein, whose product is MKISKEDFHACASEGLLTPEQAETLWQALHNRVQNRPKYDLAAIAYALGIAIVIASMSWLMSAVWYPFGGTGISITAIFYAACFVVAGSWLWHKQNRRVLGGLLVMLAVCLTPVAVYGLQMWAGVWPQNEAGNYQEYYLWVKKSWFVIELTTILTAFCSLKIIPLPLLTVPIILCLWLMAIDFTPLLLGQIELTWEQQLLVCLWFGLTCLVVAYGIDLREKKNAPDYAFWLYFFGLLSFWSGITLMGGEDQLQRFLYFLINLGLIVLSALLKRKVFLLFGGVGVLGYLYQVAYSFFKNTIFLPVALSLLGFIILGLGIFISQNRHRQRQNRMLRWLSQRNREIREKDAG